A single region of the Nitrosomonas sp. Is79A3 genome encodes:
- a CDS encoding hybrid sensor histidine kinase/response regulator has product MHKFIFPEWLQKIAAAVLETLIPPQPFPPAQEQEFRTAHAKRFLPHRRATLLITLLTWSIFAYWDWISYEAQTWIYTTQMFATIMAIRLAGAIMLGICLVMFWTRDIHNEKVATALGIGTSTFCCFGIIAMFFIAPTPVNYQFYFFGLILAVTFTFGLLYIFARPLIIQAVVIACSLILINQLHPAFEADFTFAVFFYYFCFCFFGVSHAVRFEVSERERFIREQALEEQRQIANQERHLATAASARAEQEAENARLERKRSVETMTAAAQQREIFINLLKRKTEERQRFIRAAYHDTMQPLAAIGAQAVMMKMDPNLRSNLSATEALNEIGRSGRDIGDSMRGIYDLFQWDVYKEKLEVVSMKKLLMEIEKRFAESAKLANLQFRVHQSRTNELYGRSDSAMLKRVIENLVSNALKYTEKGGIVVGTVALHHTLRIDIWDTGIGIAPEQRSKIFEEFYQVDEQAPGIGLGLPIVRLLVERLPGHKISFSSQVNRGSHFSIDLPKSDAPAQYDDEHLLNVSIPAVSLAGAYVIIVENNKSLLNGLRALFESINCIVRTATNLKDFNKLVENAPDRAPDVVISDYRLRNNQTGAEVAKLIEEHFDWTAVPIVFYSADFNIPKELLAKPLRYTERKGIALDSLITKVQEAVLAGRSARVREEEEEIIPSS; this is encoded by the coding sequence ATGCACAAATTTATTTTTCCGGAGTGGCTTCAGAAAATTGCTGCTGCAGTGTTGGAAACACTGATTCCTCCTCAACCTTTCCCGCCGGCACAAGAGCAGGAATTTCGCACAGCGCACGCTAAACGGTTTCTTCCACACCGCCGTGCCACCTTGCTGATCACCCTTCTCACCTGGTCTATTTTTGCTTATTGGGATTGGATTAGTTATGAAGCCCAAACATGGATTTATACTACGCAGATGTTTGCAACCATTATGGCTATTCGCTTGGCTGGCGCCATTATGCTTGGAATCTGCCTTGTAATGTTCTGGACACGTGACATACATAATGAGAAAGTGGCAACAGCTCTAGGTATAGGCACATCCACGTTTTGCTGCTTCGGGATCATTGCCATGTTTTTCATCGCCCCAACCCCTGTCAACTACCAGTTCTATTTTTTCGGCTTGATTCTAGCCGTCACTTTTACTTTTGGATTACTGTATATCTTTGCTAGGCCGCTGATCATACAGGCAGTGGTAATAGCTTGCTCCCTCATTCTGATCAATCAGTTACATCCTGCTTTTGAGGCCGACTTTACCTTTGCCGTGTTTTTTTATTACTTCTGTTTCTGTTTCTTTGGGGTGAGTCATGCGGTTCGTTTCGAGGTGAGTGAGCGCGAACGCTTCATACGGGAACAAGCACTGGAAGAGCAACGTCAGATTGCCAATCAGGAAAGACACCTGGCAACTGCAGCCAGTGCTCGGGCAGAGCAAGAAGCTGAGAATGCGCGGCTTGAACGTAAACGCAGCGTTGAAACTATGACGGCGGCTGCGCAGCAGCGCGAAATATTCATCAACCTACTCAAGCGTAAAACGGAAGAACGCCAACGCTTTATTCGAGCAGCCTATCATGACACCATGCAGCCTCTGGCTGCAATCGGCGCACAGGCCGTGATGATGAAAATGGATCCCAATCTGAGATCCAATCTCTCGGCAACTGAAGCATTAAACGAAATCGGACGATCCGGGCGGGACATCGGAGACAGTATGCGTGGCATCTATGACCTGTTTCAGTGGGATGTGTACAAGGAAAAGCTGGAAGTTGTTTCGATGAAAAAGCTATTAATGGAGATCGAGAAACGCTTCGCCGAATCTGCAAAATTAGCGAATCTTCAGTTTCGTGTTCATCAGTCGAGAACAAATGAATTGTATGGAAGAAGTGACTCAGCCATGCTCAAACGCGTGATTGAAAATCTGGTTTCCAATGCTCTCAAATACACGGAGAAAGGCGGCATCGTAGTGGGTACAGTAGCGCTTCACCACACACTGCGGATAGATATATGGGACACGGGCATTGGTATCGCACCCGAACAGCGCTCAAAAATATTCGAGGAATTCTATCAAGTGGATGAACAAGCGCCGGGAATCGGCCTTGGCCTACCCATCGTTCGCTTATTGGTTGAGCGTCTACCAGGACACAAGATAAGCTTTAGCTCCCAAGTAAATCGTGGTTCACATTTCTCGATTGATTTACCTAAATCTGATGCGCCTGCCCAATATGATGACGAACACTTACTGAATGTAAGCATACCCGCAGTTTCTCTGGCCGGAGCTTACGTGATCATCGTCGAGAACAATAAGAGCTTACTAAACGGGCTACGAGCATTGTTTGAATCTATCAACTGCATTGTACGCACAGCCACCAATCTAAAAGATTTCAACAAGCTAGTTGAAAATGCTCCTGATCGAGCACCGGATGTGGTCATCTCGGACTATCGGTTACGTAACAATCAGACTGGAGCCGAGGTTGCTAAACTCATTGAAGAACACTTTGATTGGACTGCCGTACCCATCGTCTTCTATTCGGCGGATTTTAATATTCCCAAAGAGTTACTTGCCAAGCCGCTTCGGTACACCGAACGTAAAGGAATCGCACTGGACTCCCTCATTACCAAAGTTCAGGAAGCCGTTTTAGCCGGGCGCTCCGCCCGCGTCCGGGAAGAAGAAGAAGAAATAATTCCCAGCAGTTGA
- a CDS encoding response regulator transcription factor, which yields MRVLLIDDHSLVCAGIRNLILQVHKEAEIFEAADAKEGFQLARDEKLDLIFLDLKLPQEVGGASSGEVGLNLLKAVCDLEKSAPVIVMTGEFLSKGAVERILRAGAVSFVPKTSSLEVMLEAIQRAIGGGVWLPSEMTEIGQSIDQPSIDSLLSDPPRPITAADLDITEREFDVLRLAMQGNAPWKVAKILEINPTNTRRYLSKLYNQFGVIDLYGLQCHFAKTGQLLGIISSSSSRTRAERPAKTAS from the coding sequence ATGCGAGTTTTGCTTATCGACGATCACAGCTTGGTTTGTGCAGGAATAAGAAATCTGATTTTGCAGGTGCACAAAGAGGCGGAGATTTTTGAAGCAGCCGATGCCAAGGAGGGATTTCAGCTTGCTCGGGATGAGAAACTGGACTTGATTTTCCTTGACCTGAAACTTCCACAAGAAGTAGGGGGCGCAAGTAGTGGTGAGGTTGGATTGAATCTACTTAAAGCAGTTTGCGATCTGGAAAAGTCAGCGCCTGTTATCGTAATGACCGGGGAATTTCTCAGCAAAGGCGCTGTGGAGCGGATCTTGAGGGCCGGAGCTGTTTCATTTGTTCCTAAGACATCTTCTCTGGAAGTTATGCTGGAAGCTATTCAACGTGCGATAGGCGGTGGTGTGTGGCTTCCATCCGAGATGACGGAAATCGGGCAATCTATAGACCAACCCAGTATTGATTCGTTATTGTCTGATCCACCACGGCCAATTACTGCGGCTGACTTGGATATCACTGAACGGGAGTTTGATGTGTTGCGGCTTGCTATGCAGGGCAACGCACCCTGGAAAGTGGCCAAAATATTAGAGATCAATCCTACGAATACTCGACGCTATTTGTCGAAATTGTACAATCAGTTCGGCGTAATCGACTTGTACGGCCTGCAATGCCATTTTGCCAAGACGGGTCAACTGCTGGGAATTATTTCTTCTTCTTCTTCCCGGACGCGGGCGGAGCGCCCGGCTAAAACGGCTTCCTGA
- a CDS encoding outer membrane protein transport protein → MVVLNENTEREIIQSYGIVAASSRRGICCLISYSLFYFSAPALGAGIALMEQSVKELGQAFSGAPTNIEDGSMVFFNPAAMSQVRGKLVTVSGYIIAPSNPFQNSSSHLSPVLGGAPLTGGNGGGPINPAFIPNFYYVQELANRFTFGLGVNAPFAARTSYHPDWKGRYQAIDSEIVTLNFNPSLSFKVTEKFSLGAGFNVQYLQSKLTNAVDLGAACLQALRDPISCASQGLLPQAADGHAALKGNSVGFGYNFGAFYAPTQDTRLGVSYRSRVAHEVHSNANFSVPDNAIVLTQSNSFVDTHSRTSVTLPDTVLFGFSHRLNHRWAISADALWTHWSLIRELRTDFASAQRDDVLDLKWRDTWQYAFGINYFSETNKWILRTGFAYDQTPVPSSQLRSPRIPDSSRYWLTVGLTYLVLKNISIHAAYAHLFMNDASINKTGSSADFLVGQYSEQYNIGGLQMDWRF, encoded by the coding sequence TTGGTTGTACTTAATGAAAATACGGAGAGAGAAATCATTCAATCATATGGAATTGTAGCCGCTTCTTCTCGTCGAGGTATCTGCTGCCTAATAAGCTATAGTTTATTTTATTTTTCAGCTCCGGCATTAGGCGCAGGTATTGCTTTGATGGAGCAAAGTGTTAAGGAATTGGGTCAGGCATTTTCTGGCGCACCAACTAATATCGAAGACGGCAGTATGGTTTTCTTTAATCCTGCGGCGATGAGCCAAGTCCGAGGCAAATTGGTAACTGTATCGGGATACATCATTGCGCCATCCAATCCCTTCCAAAATAGTTCCTCGCATTTAAGTCCGGTGCTTGGAGGCGCCCCTCTAACCGGAGGCAATGGAGGAGGACCAATAAATCCAGCTTTTATTCCAAACTTTTATTACGTTCAGGAACTAGCGAACCGGTTTACATTCGGCCTTGGCGTAAATGCTCCATTTGCTGCGCGAACTAGCTACCATCCCGATTGGAAAGGGCGTTATCAGGCCATAGACTCAGAAATAGTTACCTTAAACTTCAACCCATCCTTATCGTTCAAGGTAACGGAAAAATTTTCGCTTGGCGCCGGCTTCAATGTCCAGTACCTGCAATCCAAATTAACGAATGCTGTCGATTTAGGAGCAGCTTGTCTTCAAGCTCTGAGGGATCCTATATCTTGCGCTAGCCAGGGGCTCTTGCCGCAAGCAGCAGACGGACATGCCGCGCTCAAAGGTAATAGTGTAGGGTTTGGGTACAATTTCGGTGCATTTTATGCACCTACTCAAGATACCCGTCTGGGCGTCAGTTATCGATCCAGAGTTGCACATGAAGTGCACAGCAACGCGAATTTTTCTGTGCCTGACAACGCCATTGTGCTGACTCAAAGTAATTCTTTCGTCGATACCCATTCTCGTACTTCCGTTACATTACCTGACACTGTTTTGTTTGGTTTTTCCCACCGTCTTAATCATCGCTGGGCTATTTCCGCAGATGCGCTGTGGACACATTGGAGTCTTATACGGGAGCTCAGAACAGATTTCGCATCCGCACAACGTGACGATGTTCTAGATTTAAAATGGCGGGATACATGGCAATATGCTTTTGGTATCAATTATTTTTCAGAAACTAATAAATGGATTCTTAGAACTGGGTTTGCTTATGACCAAACACCCGTTCCAAGTTCACAGCTTAGATCACCACGAATCCCTGATAGTAGTCGTTATTGGCTGACCGTTGGTCTCACTTATTTAGTTCTAAAAAATATCAGTATCCATGCTGCTTATGCACATTTGTTTATGAATGATGCTTCCATCAACAAAACAGGCTCAAGTGCTGATTTTCTAGTAGGGCAATATTCTGAGCAATACAATATCGGCGGCCTGCAAATGGATTGGCGTTTTTGA
- a CDS encoding TIGR02594 family protein: protein MSKPDWIMEAEKLIGLHESPGSIDNPIVVGLFKDAGHSEVIHDETPWCAAFVGAVLNRSNHKGNGSLWALDYAKWGQALDDVALGAVATKKRIDNKTGKLVGGHVFFVVGWDDKHVYGLGGNQRDQVSITEFNRSDIVAYRWPSDVPLPDQQPKFLAVTDFAAAGSEA, encoded by the coding sequence ATGTCAAAACCTGATTGGATTATGGAAGCGGAAAAGTTGATCGGCTTACACGAATCACCTGGATCAATAGATAACCCTATCGTTGTTGGATTGTTCAAAGATGCCGGACATTCTGAGGTTATTCATGATGAAACACCATGGTGCGCTGCGTTTGTTGGAGCGGTATTAAATCGCTCTAATCATAAAGGTAATGGATCGTTGTGGGCATTGGATTACGCGAAATGGGGACAGGCACTGGATGATGTTGCACTAGGTGCTGTCGCAACAAAAAAACGCATTGACAATAAAACTGGAAAACTGGTTGGTGGACATGTATTTTTTGTGGTGGGTTGGGATGATAAGCATGTATATGGGCTTGGTGGCAATCAGAGGGATCAAGTATCTATCACAGAATTTAATCGCTCTGACATTGTGGCCTATCGCTGGCCAAGTGATGTACCACTTCCAGACCAACAACCTAAGTTTCTAGCAGTTACGGATTTTGCAGCAGCGGGCTCAGAAGCATAA
- a CDS encoding LuxR C-terminal-related transcriptional regulator — MITDIDQPQPISAADLNITEREFDVLRLAMQGNAPWKVAKILEINPTNTRRYLSKLYNQFGVIDLYGLQYHFAKTGQLLGIISSSRARVERRLGEFPEP, encoded by the coding sequence ATGATCACAGATATTGATCAGCCACAACCAATTTCTGCGGCTGACTTGAATATCACAGAGCGGGAGTTTGATGTGTTGCGGCTTGCGATGCAGGGCAACGCACCGTGGAAAGTGGCCAAGATATTGGAGATCAATCCTACGAATACCCGACGTTACTTATCCAAATTGTACAATCAATTCGGAGTGATTGACTTGTATGGCCTGCAATATCACTTCGCTAAAACGGGTCAGTTACTGGGAATTATTTCTTCTTCCCGTGCGCGTGTAGAGCGACGGCTAGGAGAGTTTCCTGAACCTTAA